The following proteins are co-located in the Salvelinus fontinalis isolate EN_2023a chromosome 41, ASM2944872v1, whole genome shotgun sequence genome:
- the LOC129840418 gene encoding protein Shroom2-like isoform X1, with translation MDVVDYRSEFRMSAREVKAFLDADRFTGVGDGIQDDVEYRFVDVLLFGGAPWGFTLRGGLEHREPLLITKVEEGSKAATVSLQVGDEIVNINTVPISGSRQEAICLVKSSHKTLALVVRRRNEPVSRPHSWHSSKFTEDHPEPPESHIEPPPPPVWQVKHEVSASTKDLSSCGDHDSNLRQLTSQFSSVGSMERVEHPSHPYPPGCLSPSRYHRSAEPLSGGGGSGGKSESAFSCLSSTSPPPEPALALTNTAVTEGGVFYKGVQTQTSEVGRQGEQRHSRYLQLPQGDGGSESPRTVPEEQPGSRYSSSVSGRSHIGPVWHVPERRKVAAPPSPPPPPLRSDSFAATKVYPAYTEGTGAPPHGQMKAQERGVDKLAEAPENSSYRGRGNHISHDGNGPDPWCNYNPPPHKKDFLHLNIVAGAPDYNHNQLSNPNKLFSLSSQDVRQSQSPFACLPNHQWQYSDESTFYLQTRSTPHPPKPQSVGSYYHSLQELPTNRRNHVSSSTTSLSTSTIDQNYDGGGHIRYYCITTKQPGQPETRVRQSKSEVWMADMELAKGSNDRGSTSSSHKTNKVKYHPQPPYANSKERNGNVKPANVLLYEHTASNSLSSSGKPTTEERERRSEGQRPSTEAQLRSSYSPSPPKDHKAAPVREEDPWVSQENHKISSQKTPMLHSLAQESRSLVEKIPPATAPPPNGGGDASLAIQEALMDNTATGKLARRSDRYATTLRNEIQLKRAQLQKSRSAATLTCTSETEEPEEETDPGGWKSTSSDSSFSSSYKDHLKEAQARVLQATSFRRRDLEPPGSGSEAQLTKPNSHIVSRIGGRKRFPLNKRVHSFSEPDKINKLGVEGEGEHPVGTARSFVDRRKFFEMADKPSFCRPISTIHKSGQQSSSTTSSTLEHGEGKARGRAHSGETEEGWRAGLASETSSDHHPDPLSPAGRPALLEQQRLGTFTEYQVTWNMQRKASDTKTQGRYHSADNILDQGTEETPVCVHERSRSSPSQDFYTQKIPVPWRDSDENLDHRQDQQGGSYTTRGPSESREQPAQLDHFPQPPQPSIPRLTDTEPHSSRDVATPLPLPHPSDHRYKCDSADPAHNLPAYPSNHTLNSVSAQPPPTPAPKPQNTGLIMPHWPLLGLETPSTTSSTYRLSSQEFLPVPCTHQADPVDPSSSSSCSPHGTELDPAPNQACSLGSTQLPSPSPGRTAGLDTEEGAADSTLEPPSSSSSHSPLFSYQPASLTVPSSGGTSFPSPQFAPQRLTDQPPVSVSMQDEAQNRPENRTNTVMEMSSVGKKVPVKIVHAESTTERESRQYLLHSERNGAPGVSEGPDLPLPLQTSLPSPEPQPYSLFRAYTPYIRHGPQSPPRNPTLTVAPEEALSPGRSQKSNSEEDVKREELARDIMDKDKSLVDILDQSKMKTTMDLMGGIFPQGEQILDGGHQRRKVSPKQGLPPRGMDDRREEGGMSAATGSLVTSSTYYSTSAPKAELLNKMKDMQEDELEELEQDSEDELDIDLASKKQELIDSLSKKLQVLREARGSLQEDVHDNNSLGDEVEAMVQKVCKPNELDKFRMFVGDLDKVVSLLLSLSGRLARVENALNSLEEDTTPEEKRTLSEKRKLLIRQHEDAKELKENLDRRERLVYSIMAAHLRHESLADYQHFVKMKSALIIEQRKLDDKIKLGEEQLKCLLDSLLLEQRLLF, from the exons ATGGACGTCGTCGACTACAGAAGCGAGTTCAGGATGTCAGCCAGAGAAGTCAAAGCCTTCCTAGACGCGGACAGATTCACGGGTGTCGGGGACGGGATTCAGGATGATGTTGAATATAGATTTGTGGATGTCCTGCTGTTCGGTGGGGCGCCTTGGGGGTTCACTCTGAGAGGAGGTCTGGAGCACCGAGAACCACTGCTCATAACCAAG GTGGAGGAGGGCAGCAAGGCGGCGACCGTCAGCCTGCAGGTGGGAGATGAAATCGTCAACATCAACACAGTTCCCATCAGTGGATCCAGGCAGGAGGCCATCTGTCTGGTCAAAAGCTCCCACAAGACCCTCGCCCTGGTCGTCAGAAG GAGGAATGAACCAGTCTCCCGGCCCCATTCATGGCACTCCTCCAAGTTCACAGAGGACCACCCCGAACCCCCAGAGAGTCACATAgagcctccacctccacctgtgtGGCAGGTCAAACATGAAGTCAG TGCATCCACAAAAGACCTTTCCAGCTGCGGGGACCACGACTCGAATCTACGCCAGTTAACCAGCCAGTTCAGCTCCGTGGGGAGTATGGAGAGAGTAGAGCATCCCTCACACCCCTACCCACCAGGATGCCTCTCCCCCAGCAGGTACCACCGCAGTGCTGAGCCTCTCTCTGGTGGTGGAGGGTCTGGTGGGAAGAGCGAATCAGCCTTCAGTTGCCTGTCCTCTACCAGCCCTCCCCCGGAGCCTGCTCTGGCCCTCACCAACACTGCGGTGACTGAGGGCGGCGTGTTCTATAAGGGGGTCCAGACTCAGACCAGTGAGGTCGGAAGGCAGGGTGAGCAGCGCCACAGCCGGTACCTCCAGCTGCCCCAGGGGGACGGAGGCTCAGAGAGCCCCAGGACAGTCCCAGAGGAGCAGCCTGGCTCCCGCTACTCCAGCTCAGTCTCTGGCAGATCGCACATAGGCCCTGTGTGGCACGTCCCAGAGAGGAGGAAGGTAGcagcccccccctctcctcctcctcctcccttgcgCAGTGACAGCTTTGCTGCCACCAAGGTGTACCCTGCCTACACAGAGGGCACTGGAGCTCCACCACATGGCCAGATGAAGGCCCAGGAACGAGGGGTGGACAAGCTGGCTGAGGCCCCAGAGAACAGCAGCTACAGAGGACGGGGCAACCATATCTCTCACGATGGGAATGGGCCAGACCCCTGGTGCAATTACAACCCTCCACCTCACAAGAAAGACTTCCTCCACCTAAACATAGTAGCAGGAGCACCTGACTACAACCACAACCAGCTCAGCAACCCAAACAAACTGTTCTCGCTGTCTAGCCAGGACGTGAGACAGAGTCAGTCTCCCTTCGCTTGCCTGCCCAATCACCAGTGGCAGTACAGCGACGAAAGCACTTTCTACCTGCAGACCAGATCCACCCCACATCCACCGAAGCCGCAGAGCGTCGGTAGCTACTACCACAGCCTCCAGGAGCTCCCTACCAACCGCAGGAACCACGTGAGCTCCTCCACCACGTCCCTGTCCACCTCGACCATCGACCAGAACTATGACGGCGGAGGACACATCAGGTACTACTGCATCACAACCAAGCAGCCAGGCCAGCCAGAGACTCGTGTTAGACAGAGCAAATCAGAGGTCTGGATGGCTGACATGGAGCTAGCTAAGGGCTCCAACGACAGGGGTTCCACAAGTTCCTCCCACAAGACCAACAAGGTAAAGTATCATCCTCAGCCGCCTTACGCCAACAGCAAGGAGCGGAACGGAAATGTCAAACCGGCCAACGTTCTGCTTTACGAGCACACAGCCTCTAATTCCTTATCCTCATCTGGTAAACCTAccactgaggagagggagaggaggagtgagggcCAGAGACCTTCTACAGAGGCCCAGCTTAGAAGCTCTTACTCTCCCAGTCCGCCCAAGGACCACAAGGCGGCACCGGTGAGAGAAGAAGACCCTTGGGTCTCTCAGGAGAACCATAAGATCTCTTCTCAAAAGACACCCATGCTCCATAGTCTGGCTCAGGAGAGTAGGAGCCTGGTGGAGAAGATTCCCCCTGCTACGGCACCACCACCCAATGGCGGGGGAGACGCCAGCCTCGCCATACAGGAGGCTTTAATGGACAACACGGCAACGGGCAAACTGGCGAGACGCAGCGACCGATACGCCACCACCCTCCGCAACGAGATCCAGCTAAAGAGGGCCCAGCTGCAGAAAAGCCGGAGCGCTGCCACGCTGACCTGCACCAGCGAAACGGAGGAgccagaggaggagacagacccGGGGGGGTGGAAGTCCACCTCCTCCGACAGCTCCTTTTCCTCATCCTACAAGGACCACCTCAAGGAGGCTCAGGCTAGGGTCCTCCAGGCCACGTCCTTTAGGAGGAGAGACCTAGAACCTCCCGGGTCAGGGTCGGAGGCTCAGTTAACCAAACCCAACTCACACATAGTTTCCCGCATTGGCGGCCGCAAGCGTTTCCCTCTGAACAAGAGGGTCCACTCGTTCTCCGAGCCAGACAAGATAAACAAGCTGGgagtggagggtgagggagaacaTCCTGTTGGAACAGCACGGTCGTTTGTAGACCGGCGGAAGTTCTTTGAAATGGCTGATAAACCTTCCTTCTGCAGACCCATCTCAACCATCCACAAGTCAGGCCAGCAGAGCTCCAGCACCACCTCCAGCACTTTGGAGCACGGAGAGGGCAAGGCCAGAGGGAGAGCCCACTCAGGAGAAACTGAGGAGGGCTGGAGGGCAGGCCTGGCCAGTGAGACCTCCAGTGACCACCACCCAGACCCCCTCAGCCCCGCAGGCAGACCGGCCCTACTGGAGCAGCAGAGGCTGGGGACCTTCACTGAGTACCAGGTCACCTGGAACATGCAGAGGAAGGCTTCAGACACAAAGACCCAGGGGAGGTACCACTCTGCTGACAACATCCTGGACCAGGGAACAGAGGAGACGCCTGTCTGTGTCCATGAGAGGTCCAGATCGTCTCCCTCACAAGACTTCTACACACAG AAGATCCCTGTGCCATGGAGAGACTCTGATGAAAATCTGGATCACAGACAGGACCAGCAAGGAGGCAGTTACACCACCAG AGGGCCGAGCGAGAGCCGAGAGCAGCCAGCCCAGCTCGACCACTTCCCACAGCCTCCACAACCGTCTATTCCAAGACTGACCGACACAGAGCCACACAGCAGCAGAGACGTggccacccccctccctctccctcacccctctgACCACAGATACAAATGTGACTCTGCGGACCCCGCCCACAACCTCCCCGCGTACCCCTCCAACCACACCCTCAACTCTGTGTCTGCGCAACCACCTCCAACGCCCGCTCCCAAGCCCCAGAATACAGGCCTCATCATGCCACATTGGCCTCTCCTAGGCCTGGAAACCCCCTCAACCACATCCTCCACCTACAGACTGTCATCCCAGGAATTCCTGCCTGTCCCTTGCACCCATCAGGCTGACCCAGTAGATCCATCATCCAGCAGCAGCTGCTCCCCCCATGGCACAGAGCTGGATCCTGCCCCAAACCAAGCCTGCTCCTTGGGCTCCACCCAgctcccctctccatcccctgGGAGAACCGCTGGACTGGACACGGAGGAGGGAGCAGCTGATTCAACACTAgagccaccctcctcctcctcttcccactCTCCTTTATTCTCCTACCAGCCTGCCAGTCTGACGGTTCCCTCCTCAGGTGGGACTAGTTTTCCCTCTCCTCAGTTTGCTCCACAGAGGCTGACGGACCAgccccctgtctctgtgtctatgcaGGATGAAGCCCAGAACAG GCCAGAGAACAGGACAAACACTGTGATGGAGATGAGCAGTGTAGGGAAGAAGGTCCCTGTGAAGATCGTCCATGCTGAGAGcaccacagagagggagagccgCCAGTACCTGCTGCACAGTGAGAGAAATGGGGCCCCTGGAGTTTCAGAGGGGCCCGACCTTCCCCTGCCCTTACAGACCAGCCTGCCCTCCCCTGAGCCGCAGCCCTACTCCCTGTTCCGTGCCTACACCCCCTACATACGCCATGGGCCCCAGAGTCCCCCCAGGAACCCAACCCTCACTGTAGCCCCAGAAGAGGCCCTGTCCCCTGGGCGGTCTCAGAAGAGTAACTCGGAGGAGGATGTGAAGAGAGAGGAGCTGGCCAGAGACATCATGGACAAGGATAAGTCCCTGGTGGACATCTTGGACCAGAGTAAGATGAAGACCACCATGGATCTGATGGGGGGGATCTTCCCCCAGGGGGAGCAGATCTTGGATGGGGGGCACCAGAGGAGGAAAGTCTCCCCCAAACAGGGATTGCCGCCCAGGGGCATGGATGACAG gagagaggaggggggcatgTCTGCTGCCACAGGGTCCCTGGTGACCAGCTCCACCTACTACAGTACATCTGCCCCCAAGGCTGAGCTCCTCAACAAGATGAAGGACATGCAGGAGGACGAGCTGGAGGAGCTGGAGCAAGACTCAGAGGACGAACTGGACATCGACCTGGCCAGCAAGAAG CAAGAGCTGATTGACAGCCTGAGTAAGAAGCTGCAGGTGCTGCGCGAGGCCAGGGGGAGCCTTCAGGAGGACGTCCACGATAACAACTCTCTGGGGGACGAGGTGGAGGCCATGGTGCAGAAGGTCTGCAAGCCCAACGAGCTGGACAAGTTCAGGATGTTCGTGGGAGATCTGGACAAGGTGGTCAGTTTGCTGCTCTCCCTGTCTGGCCGACTGGCCAGGGTGGAGAACGCTCTCAACAGTCTGGAGGAAGACACCACACCAGAAGAGAAG cgCACCCTGTCAGAGAAGAGGAAGCTGTTGATCAGACAACACGAAGACGCCAAAGAGCTCAAGGAGAACCTTGACCGGCGGGAGCGCTTGGTTTACAGCATCATGGCTGCTCACCTCCGCCACGAGAGCCTGGCAGACTACCAGCACTTTGTCAAGATGAAGTCAGCCCTCATCATCGAGCAGCGCAAGCTGGACGACAAGATCAAACTGGGAGAGGAGCAGCTGAAATGTCTGCTGGATAGTTTATTGTTGGagcagaggctgctgttctga
- the LOC129840418 gene encoding protein Shroom2-like isoform X2 codes for MDVVDYRSEFRMSAREVKAFLDADRFTGVGDGIQDDVEYRFVDVLLFGGAPWGFTLRGGLEHREPLLITKVEEGSKAATVSLQVGDEIVNINTVPISGSRQEAICLVKSSHKTLALVVRRRNEPVSRPHSWHSSKFTEDHPEPPESHIEPPPPPVWQVKHEVSASTKDLSSCGDHDSNLRQLTSQFSSVGSMERVEHPSHPYPPGCLSPSRYHRSAEPLSGGGGSGGKSESAFSCLSSTSPPPEPALALTNTAVTEGGVFYKGVQTQTSEVGRQGEQRHSRYLQLPQGDGGSESPRTVPEEQPGSRYSSSVSGRSHIGPVWHVPERRKVAAPPSPPPPPLRSDSFAATKVYPAYTEGTGAPPHGQMKAQERGVDKLAEAPENSSYRGRGNHISHDGNGPDPWCNYNPPPHKKDFLHLNIVAGAPDYNHNQLSNPNKLFSLSSQDVRQSQSPFACLPNHQWQYSDESTFYLQTRSTPHPPKPQSVGSYYHSLQELPTNRRNHVSSSTTSLSTSTIDQNYDGGGHIRYYCITTKQPGQPETRVRQSKSEVWMADMELAKGSNDRGSTSSSHKTNKVKYHPQPPYANSKERNGNVKPANVLLYEHTASNSLSSSGKPTTEERERRSEGQRPSTEAQLRSSYSPSPPKDHKAAPVREEDPWVSQENHKISSQKTPMLHSLAQESRSLVEKIPPATAPPPNGGGDASLAIQEALMDNTATGKLARRSDRYATTLRNEIQLKRAQLQKSRSAATLTCTSETEEPEEETDPGGWKSTSSDSSFSSSYKDHLKEAQARVLQATSFRRRDLEPPGSGSEAQLTKPNSHIVSRIGGRKRFPLNKRVHSFSEPDKINKLGVEGEGEHPVGTARSFVDRRKFFEMADKPSFCRPISTIHKSGQQSSSTTSSTLEHGEGKARGRAHSGETEEGWRAGLASETSSDHHPDPLSPAGRPALLEQQRLGTFTEYQVTWNMQRKASDTKTQGRYHSADNILDQGTEETPVCVHERSRSSPSQDFYTQIPVPWRDSDENLDHRQDQQGGSYTTRGPSESREQPAQLDHFPQPPQPSIPRLTDTEPHSSRDVATPLPLPHPSDHRYKCDSADPAHNLPAYPSNHTLNSVSAQPPPTPAPKPQNTGLIMPHWPLLGLETPSTTSSTYRLSSQEFLPVPCTHQADPVDPSSSSSCSPHGTELDPAPNQACSLGSTQLPSPSPGRTAGLDTEEGAADSTLEPPSSSSSHSPLFSYQPASLTVPSSGGTSFPSPQFAPQRLTDQPPVSVSMQDEAQNRPENRTNTVMEMSSVGKKVPVKIVHAESTTERESRQYLLHSERNGAPGVSEGPDLPLPLQTSLPSPEPQPYSLFRAYTPYIRHGPQSPPRNPTLTVAPEEALSPGRSQKSNSEEDVKREELARDIMDKDKSLVDILDQSKMKTTMDLMGGIFPQGEQILDGGHQRRKVSPKQGLPPRGMDDRREEGGMSAATGSLVTSSTYYSTSAPKAELLNKMKDMQEDELEELEQDSEDELDIDLASKKQELIDSLSKKLQVLREARGSLQEDVHDNNSLGDEVEAMVQKVCKPNELDKFRMFVGDLDKVVSLLLSLSGRLARVENALNSLEEDTTPEEKRTLSEKRKLLIRQHEDAKELKENLDRRERLVYSIMAAHLRHESLADYQHFVKMKSALIIEQRKLDDKIKLGEEQLKCLLDSLLLEQRLLF; via the exons ATGGACGTCGTCGACTACAGAAGCGAGTTCAGGATGTCAGCCAGAGAAGTCAAAGCCTTCCTAGACGCGGACAGATTCACGGGTGTCGGGGACGGGATTCAGGATGATGTTGAATATAGATTTGTGGATGTCCTGCTGTTCGGTGGGGCGCCTTGGGGGTTCACTCTGAGAGGAGGTCTGGAGCACCGAGAACCACTGCTCATAACCAAG GTGGAGGAGGGCAGCAAGGCGGCGACCGTCAGCCTGCAGGTGGGAGATGAAATCGTCAACATCAACACAGTTCCCATCAGTGGATCCAGGCAGGAGGCCATCTGTCTGGTCAAAAGCTCCCACAAGACCCTCGCCCTGGTCGTCAGAAG GAGGAATGAACCAGTCTCCCGGCCCCATTCATGGCACTCCTCCAAGTTCACAGAGGACCACCCCGAACCCCCAGAGAGTCACATAgagcctccacctccacctgtgtGGCAGGTCAAACATGAAGTCAG TGCATCCACAAAAGACCTTTCCAGCTGCGGGGACCACGACTCGAATCTACGCCAGTTAACCAGCCAGTTCAGCTCCGTGGGGAGTATGGAGAGAGTAGAGCATCCCTCACACCCCTACCCACCAGGATGCCTCTCCCCCAGCAGGTACCACCGCAGTGCTGAGCCTCTCTCTGGTGGTGGAGGGTCTGGTGGGAAGAGCGAATCAGCCTTCAGTTGCCTGTCCTCTACCAGCCCTCCCCCGGAGCCTGCTCTGGCCCTCACCAACACTGCGGTGACTGAGGGCGGCGTGTTCTATAAGGGGGTCCAGACTCAGACCAGTGAGGTCGGAAGGCAGGGTGAGCAGCGCCACAGCCGGTACCTCCAGCTGCCCCAGGGGGACGGAGGCTCAGAGAGCCCCAGGACAGTCCCAGAGGAGCAGCCTGGCTCCCGCTACTCCAGCTCAGTCTCTGGCAGATCGCACATAGGCCCTGTGTGGCACGTCCCAGAGAGGAGGAAGGTAGcagcccccccctctcctcctcctcctcccttgcgCAGTGACAGCTTTGCTGCCACCAAGGTGTACCCTGCCTACACAGAGGGCACTGGAGCTCCACCACATGGCCAGATGAAGGCCCAGGAACGAGGGGTGGACAAGCTGGCTGAGGCCCCAGAGAACAGCAGCTACAGAGGACGGGGCAACCATATCTCTCACGATGGGAATGGGCCAGACCCCTGGTGCAATTACAACCCTCCACCTCACAAGAAAGACTTCCTCCACCTAAACATAGTAGCAGGAGCACCTGACTACAACCACAACCAGCTCAGCAACCCAAACAAACTGTTCTCGCTGTCTAGCCAGGACGTGAGACAGAGTCAGTCTCCCTTCGCTTGCCTGCCCAATCACCAGTGGCAGTACAGCGACGAAAGCACTTTCTACCTGCAGACCAGATCCACCCCACATCCACCGAAGCCGCAGAGCGTCGGTAGCTACTACCACAGCCTCCAGGAGCTCCCTACCAACCGCAGGAACCACGTGAGCTCCTCCACCACGTCCCTGTCCACCTCGACCATCGACCAGAACTATGACGGCGGAGGACACATCAGGTACTACTGCATCACAACCAAGCAGCCAGGCCAGCCAGAGACTCGTGTTAGACAGAGCAAATCAGAGGTCTGGATGGCTGACATGGAGCTAGCTAAGGGCTCCAACGACAGGGGTTCCACAAGTTCCTCCCACAAGACCAACAAGGTAAAGTATCATCCTCAGCCGCCTTACGCCAACAGCAAGGAGCGGAACGGAAATGTCAAACCGGCCAACGTTCTGCTTTACGAGCACACAGCCTCTAATTCCTTATCCTCATCTGGTAAACCTAccactgaggagagggagaggaggagtgagggcCAGAGACCTTCTACAGAGGCCCAGCTTAGAAGCTCTTACTCTCCCAGTCCGCCCAAGGACCACAAGGCGGCACCGGTGAGAGAAGAAGACCCTTGGGTCTCTCAGGAGAACCATAAGATCTCTTCTCAAAAGACACCCATGCTCCATAGTCTGGCTCAGGAGAGTAGGAGCCTGGTGGAGAAGATTCCCCCTGCTACGGCACCACCACCCAATGGCGGGGGAGACGCCAGCCTCGCCATACAGGAGGCTTTAATGGACAACACGGCAACGGGCAAACTGGCGAGACGCAGCGACCGATACGCCACCACCCTCCGCAACGAGATCCAGCTAAAGAGGGCCCAGCTGCAGAAAAGCCGGAGCGCTGCCACGCTGACCTGCACCAGCGAAACGGAGGAgccagaggaggagacagacccGGGGGGGTGGAAGTCCACCTCCTCCGACAGCTCCTTTTCCTCATCCTACAAGGACCACCTCAAGGAGGCTCAGGCTAGGGTCCTCCAGGCCACGTCCTTTAGGAGGAGAGACCTAGAACCTCCCGGGTCAGGGTCGGAGGCTCAGTTAACCAAACCCAACTCACACATAGTTTCCCGCATTGGCGGCCGCAAGCGTTTCCCTCTGAACAAGAGGGTCCACTCGTTCTCCGAGCCAGACAAGATAAACAAGCTGGgagtggagggtgagggagaacaTCCTGTTGGAACAGCACGGTCGTTTGTAGACCGGCGGAAGTTCTTTGAAATGGCTGATAAACCTTCCTTCTGCAGACCCATCTCAACCATCCACAAGTCAGGCCAGCAGAGCTCCAGCACCACCTCCAGCACTTTGGAGCACGGAGAGGGCAAGGCCAGAGGGAGAGCCCACTCAGGAGAAACTGAGGAGGGCTGGAGGGCAGGCCTGGCCAGTGAGACCTCCAGTGACCACCACCCAGACCCCCTCAGCCCCGCAGGCAGACCGGCCCTACTGGAGCAGCAGAGGCTGGGGACCTTCACTGAGTACCAGGTCACCTGGAACATGCAGAGGAAGGCTTCAGACACAAAGACCCAGGGGAGGTACCACTCTGCTGACAACATCCTGGACCAGGGAACAGAGGAGACGCCTGTCTGTGTCCATGAGAGGTCCAGATCGTCTCCCTCACAAGACTTCTACACACAG ATCCCTGTGCCATGGAGAGACTCTGATGAAAATCTGGATCACAGACAGGACCAGCAAGGAGGCAGTTACACCACCAG AGGGCCGAGCGAGAGCCGAGAGCAGCCAGCCCAGCTCGACCACTTCCCACAGCCTCCACAACCGTCTATTCCAAGACTGACCGACACAGAGCCACACAGCAGCAGAGACGTggccacccccctccctctccctcacccctctgACCACAGATACAAATGTGACTCTGCGGACCCCGCCCACAACCTCCCCGCGTACCCCTCCAACCACACCCTCAACTCTGTGTCTGCGCAACCACCTCCAACGCCCGCTCCCAAGCCCCAGAATACAGGCCTCATCATGCCACATTGGCCTCTCCTAGGCCTGGAAACCCCCTCAACCACATCCTCCACCTACAGACTGTCATCCCAGGAATTCCTGCCTGTCCCTTGCACCCATCAGGCTGACCCAGTAGATCCATCATCCAGCAGCAGCTGCTCCCCCCATGGCACAGAGCTGGATCCTGCCCCAAACCAAGCCTGCTCCTTGGGCTCCACCCAgctcccctctccatcccctgGGAGAACCGCTGGACTGGACACGGAGGAGGGAGCAGCTGATTCAACACTAgagccaccctcctcctcctcttcccactCTCCTTTATTCTCCTACCAGCCTGCCAGTCTGACGGTTCCCTCCTCAGGTGGGACTAGTTTTCCCTCTCCTCAGTTTGCTCCACAGAGGCTGACGGACCAgccccctgtctctgtgtctatgcaGGATGAAGCCCAGAACAG GCCAGAGAACAGGACAAACACTGTGATGGAGATGAGCAGTGTAGGGAAGAAGGTCCCTGTGAAGATCGTCCATGCTGAGAGcaccacagagagggagagccgCCAGTACCTGCTGCACAGTGAGAGAAATGGGGCCCCTGGAGTTTCAGAGGGGCCCGACCTTCCCCTGCCCTTACAGACCAGCCTGCCCTCCCCTGAGCCGCAGCCCTACTCCCTGTTCCGTGCCTACACCCCCTACATACGCCATGGGCCCCAGAGTCCCCCCAGGAACCCAACCCTCACTGTAGCCCCAGAAGAGGCCCTGTCCCCTGGGCGGTCTCAGAAGAGTAACTCGGAGGAGGATGTGAAGAGAGAGGAGCTGGCCAGAGACATCATGGACAAGGATAAGTCCCTGGTGGACATCTTGGACCAGAGTAAGATGAAGACCACCATGGATCTGATGGGGGGGATCTTCCCCCAGGGGGAGCAGATCTTGGATGGGGGGCACCAGAGGAGGAAAGTCTCCCCCAAACAGGGATTGCCGCCCAGGGGCATGGATGACAG gagagaggaggggggcatgTCTGCTGCCACAGGGTCCCTGGTGACCAGCTCCACCTACTACAGTACATCTGCCCCCAAGGCTGAGCTCCTCAACAAGATGAAGGACATGCAGGAGGACGAGCTGGAGGAGCTGGAGCAAGACTCAGAGGACGAACTGGACATCGACCTGGCCAGCAAGAAG CAAGAGCTGATTGACAGCCTGAGTAAGAAGCTGCAGGTGCTGCGCGAGGCCAGGGGGAGCCTTCAGGAGGACGTCCACGATAACAACTCTCTGGGGGACGAGGTGGAGGCCATGGTGCAGAAGGTCTGCAAGCCCAACGAGCTGGACAAGTTCAGGATGTTCGTGGGAGATCTGGACAAGGTGGTCAGTTTGCTGCTCTCCCTGTCTGGCCGACTGGCCAGGGTGGAGAACGCTCTCAACAGTCTGGAGGAAGACACCACACCAGAAGAGAAG cgCACCCTGTCAGAGAAGAGGAAGCTGTTGATCAGACAACACGAAGACGCCAAAGAGCTCAAGGAGAACCTTGACCGGCGGGAGCGCTTGGTTTACAGCATCATGGCTGCTCACCTCCGCCACGAGAGCCTGGCAGACTACCAGCACTTTGTCAAGATGAAGTCAGCCCTCATCATCGAGCAGCGCAAGCTGGACGACAAGATCAAACTGGGAGAGGAGCAGCTGAAATGTCTGCTGGATAGTTTATTGTTGGagcagaggctgctgttctga